From a single Parambassis ranga chromosome 2, fParRan2.1, whole genome shotgun sequence genomic region:
- the LOC114429798 gene encoding rho GTPase-activating protein 1-like isoform X2 codes for MSSELLVDLADDPATAQLGQLKLATIEDQQWPADESALSKSDVSQCFDASSPHLPWDHPFYDIARHQIIEVAGDDNFGRKVIVFNACRMPPQHQLDHHKLLMYLKGTLDQYVESDYTLIYFHHGLTSENKPSLSWLRDAYREFDRKYKKNIKALYIVHPTMFIKTLLILFKPIISFKFGRKINYVSYLSELEDVVKCDQLVIPARVREYDNKLRASLKPAAQPPTSPPRSPPLPDQVFGVPLSLLRQRDSDGDPVPVVMRDTIIFLSEQGLEIEGIFRRSANVTLVKEVQLKYNSGQAVNFRDMEDVHLAAVILKTFLRELPEPLLTYQLYNDIVNFASVSSDSQVTVMKTLVESLPEENYASLRYLITFLAQVSANSEVNKMTNSNLAVVFGPNLLWGRDNAMSLSAIGPINNFTRTLLDQHHLVFA; via the exons atgTCTTCCGAGCTGCTGGTAGATTTGGCGGATGACCCTGCGACGGCGCAGTTAGGGCAGCTGAAGCTGGCGACTATAGAGGACCAGCAGTGGCCCGCGGATGAGTCCGCGCTCAGCAAGTCAG atgtgTCTCAGTGCTTTGATGCCAGCTCTCCCCACCTGCCTTGGGACCATCCTTTCTATGACATCGCCAGGCATCAGATCATTGAAGTTGCAG GTGATGATAACTTTGGCAGGAAGGTGATCGTATTTAACGCCTGCAGGATGCCTCCGCAGCACCAGCTGGACCATCACAAACTGCTGAT GTACCTCAAAGGAACTCTGGATCAGTACGTGGAAAGTGACTACACGCTGATCTACTTCCATCACGGGCTGACCAGTGAAAACAAACCCTCTCTCAGCTGGCTGCGAGACGCCTACAGGGAGTTTGACAGAAA GTACAAGAAGAACATCAAGGCCCTGTACATCGTCCATCCCACCATGTTCATCAAGACCCTGCTGATCCTCTTCAAACCGATCATCAG TTTTAAGTTTGGCAGGAAGATTAACTATGTGAGCTACCTGAGTGAGCTGGAGGATGTGGTCAAGTGTGACCAGCTGGTGATTCCTGCTCGTGTCAGAGA gtATGACAACAAATTGAGAGCGTCTCTGAAGCCGGCCGCTCAGCCTCCCACGTCTCCTCCTCGCAGCCCTCCCCTCCCTGACCAGGTGTTTGGGGTGCCACTCTCACT actcagACAGAGGGATTCAGATGGCGATCCGGTTCCTGTGGTGATGAGAGACACCATTATCTTCCTGTCAGAGCAAG gtttggAGATTGAGGGTATCTTCAGACGGTCTGCCAACGTGACTCTGGTTAAGGAGGTGCAGCTCAAGTACAACTCAG gccaGGCAGTGAATTTCAGAGACATGGAAGACGTCCACTTGGCTGCTGTGATTCTGAAGACCTTCCTGAGGGAACTGCCCGAGCCACTGCTCACCTACCAGCTCTACAACGACATCGTCAACTTCGCCT CTGTATCCAGTGACAGTCAGGTGACCGTCATGAAGACGCTTGTGGAGTCTCTGCCTGAGGAGAACTATGCATCACTGCGATACCTCATCACATTCCTGGCACAG gtgtcaGCCAACAGTGAGGTCAACAAGATGACCAACAGTAACCTGGCTGTTGTGTTTGGTCCTAACCTGCTGTGGGGGCGGGACAACGCCATGTCTCTCAGCGCCATTGGGCCGATCAACAACTTCACCCGGACCCTGCTGGACCAGCATCATCTGGTCTTCGCCTAA
- the LOC114429813 gene encoding rho GTPase-activating protein 1-like — MKTLVESLSEENYASLRYLITFLAQVSANSEVNKMTNSNLAVVFGPNLLWGRDNAMSLSAIGPINNFTQTLLDQHHLVSA; from the exons ATGAAGACGCTcgtggagtctctgtctgaggaGAACTATGCATCACTGCGATACCTCATCACATTCCTGGCACAG gtgtcAGCCAACAGTGAGGTGAACAAGATGACCAACAGTAACCTGGCTGTTGTGTTTGGTCCTAACCTGCTGTGGGGGCGGGACAACGCCATGTCTCTCAGCGCCATTGGGCCGATCAACAACTTCACCCAGACCTTGCTGGACCAGCATCATCTGGTCTCCGCCTAG
- the LOC114444897 gene encoding immunoglobulin lambda-like polypeptide 5, which yields MAADLIQDDPSLTRRIFGPGTKLIVTASEQQVVKPVVSVYPAAPTGRPEGSSSLLCLASDMFPPLVRFSWKRQKENGPLEELHPAEGEQLELRETGHSAAILFVQQQESSSYKYSCYVKHEGGTVKAQTEQELPAAASCPPEREPADLPAVQLTDWSFQSQCRVKLLLLLYTVLIVKSLLYCCGLSLLMIG from the exons atggcagcagatctgattcAGGACGACCcctcgctgaccaggaga atctttggtcctggaactaaactgatagtaacag cctcagagcagcaggtggtgaagCCTGTGGTGAGCGTGTacccagcagcacccacaggccGTCCTGAGGGgagcagctccctgctgtgtctggcctcagacatgtttcctcctctggtccGCTTCTCCTGGAAACGACAGAAGGAGAACGGCccgctggaggagctgcatcctgctgagggagagcagctggagctcagagagacGGGACACAGCGCCGCCATCttgtttgtccagcagcaggagagcagcagctatAAGTACAGCTGCTATGTCAAACATGAGGGGGGCACAGTGAAGGCCCAAACAGAGCAAG agcttccagctgcagcttcctgtcctccagagagagaacctgcagacctgccagctgtgcagctcaCTGACT ggtcCTTCCAGTCTCAGTGCAGggtgaagctgctcctgctgctctacactgtgctgatagtgaagagtctgctgtactgctgtggactctctctgctgatgatCGGCTGA
- the LOC114447407 gene encoding ADP-ribosylation factor-like protein 6-interacting protein 6 — MSAEGHDDTVRPLWTNRNWPKLRPVVVLSTLGSAAVVAAVGVFCAMFYLILKDLRAERLRAEDGTEERMLGFWSILVLSVLVGCVCCALSWTLTYIDLYQPGSAFPTPLTLHHHRDESSHDLLMSYGVAVLNGIMATLTVIWSLS; from the exons ATGTCAGCAGAGGGACATGATGACACCGTGAGGCCGCTGTGGACCAACCGGAACTGGCCCAAACTGCGACCTGTGGTGGTACTTTCGACTTTGGGCTCGGCTGCAGTGGTGGCGGCTGTTGGTGTGTTCTGTGCCATGTTTTACCTGATACTTAAAG ACCTGCGGGCAGAGAGACTGAGAGCAGAGGATGGGACTGAGGAGCGGATGCTGG gtttctGGAGCATCCTGGTGCTGTCAGTGCTGGTAGGATGTGTCTGCTGCGCCCTGTCGTGGACTCTCACCTACATAGACTTGTACCAGCCGGGCAGTGCCTTCCCCACACCGCTGACACTGCACCACCatag AGATGAATCCAGCCACGATCTCCTCATGAGTTACGGCGTTGCGGTCCTTAATGGCATCATGGCCACACTGACAGTCATCTGGAGCCTCTCCTGA
- the LOC114429798 gene encoding rho GTPase-activating protein 1-like isoform X1: MSSELLVDLADDPATAQLGQLKLATIEDQQWPADESALSKSETDVSQCFDASSPHLPWDHPFYDIARHQIIEVAGDDNFGRKVIVFNACRMPPQHQLDHHKLLMYLKGTLDQYVESDYTLIYFHHGLTSENKPSLSWLRDAYREFDRKYKKNIKALYIVHPTMFIKTLLILFKPIISFKFGRKINYVSYLSELEDVVKCDQLVIPARVREYDNKLRASLKPAAQPPTSPPRSPPLPDQVFGVPLSLLRQRDSDGDPVPVVMRDTIIFLSEQGLEIEGIFRRSANVTLVKEVQLKYNSGQAVNFRDMEDVHLAAVILKTFLRELPEPLLTYQLYNDIVNFASVSSDSQVTVMKTLVESLPEENYASLRYLITFLAQVSANSEVNKMTNSNLAVVFGPNLLWGRDNAMSLSAIGPINNFTRTLLDQHHLVFA, from the exons atgTCTTCCGAGCTGCTGGTAGATTTGGCGGATGACCCTGCGACGGCGCAGTTAGGGCAGCTGAAGCTGGCGACTATAGAGGACCAGCAGTGGCCCGCGGATGAGTCCGCGCTCAGCAAGTCAG agacagatgtgTCTCAGTGCTTTGATGCCAGCTCTCCCCACCTGCCTTGGGACCATCCTTTCTATGACATCGCCAGGCATCAGATCATTGAAGTTGCAG GTGATGATAACTTTGGCAGGAAGGTGATCGTATTTAACGCCTGCAGGATGCCTCCGCAGCACCAGCTGGACCATCACAAACTGCTGAT GTACCTCAAAGGAACTCTGGATCAGTACGTGGAAAGTGACTACACGCTGATCTACTTCCATCACGGGCTGACCAGTGAAAACAAACCCTCTCTCAGCTGGCTGCGAGACGCCTACAGGGAGTTTGACAGAAA GTACAAGAAGAACATCAAGGCCCTGTACATCGTCCATCCCACCATGTTCATCAAGACCCTGCTGATCCTCTTCAAACCGATCATCAG TTTTAAGTTTGGCAGGAAGATTAACTATGTGAGCTACCTGAGTGAGCTGGAGGATGTGGTCAAGTGTGACCAGCTGGTGATTCCTGCTCGTGTCAGAGA gtATGACAACAAATTGAGAGCGTCTCTGAAGCCGGCCGCTCAGCCTCCCACGTCTCCTCCTCGCAGCCCTCCCCTCCCTGACCAGGTGTTTGGGGTGCCACTCTCACT actcagACAGAGGGATTCAGATGGCGATCCGGTTCCTGTGGTGATGAGAGACACCATTATCTTCCTGTCAGAGCAAG gtttggAGATTGAGGGTATCTTCAGACGGTCTGCCAACGTGACTCTGGTTAAGGAGGTGCAGCTCAAGTACAACTCAG gccaGGCAGTGAATTTCAGAGACATGGAAGACGTCCACTTGGCTGCTGTGATTCTGAAGACCTTCCTGAGGGAACTGCCCGAGCCACTGCTCACCTACCAGCTCTACAACGACATCGTCAACTTCGCCT CTGTATCCAGTGACAGTCAGGTGACCGTCATGAAGACGCTTGTGGAGTCTCTGCCTGAGGAGAACTATGCATCACTGCGATACCTCATCACATTCCTGGCACAG gtgtcaGCCAACAGTGAGGTCAACAAGATGACCAACAGTAACCTGGCTGTTGTGTTTGGTCCTAACCTGCTGTGGGGGCGGGACAACGCCATGTCTCTCAGCGCCATTGGGCCGATCAACAACTTCACCCGGACCCTGCTGGACCAGCATCATCTGGTCTTCGCCTAA